One genomic window of Microbacterium testaceum StLB037 includes the following:
- a CDS encoding methylated-DNA--[protein]-cysteine S-methyltransferase yields MSTSTLQFLETPDGPFAILADADHRVLVSGWTSDPAAVLARLRPERRPDEIVDGETRAADAVRAYYDGDLAAIDAVEVRQFGTPLQRAGWEALRRIAPGAPLTYTGFAAALGSPAAVRAAASICARNAPALFVPCHRVLRGDGTMGGFAWGTEVKRSLLEREAA; encoded by the coding sequence ATGAGCACCTCCACCCTGCAGTTCCTCGAGACGCCCGACGGCCCCTTCGCGATCCTCGCGGACGCCGACCACAGGGTTCTGGTCTCGGGCTGGACGTCCGACCCCGCGGCGGTGCTCGCCCGACTCCGCCCCGAGAGGCGTCCCGACGAGATCGTCGACGGAGAGACCCGTGCGGCGGACGCCGTGCGCGCGTACTACGACGGCGACCTCGCCGCGATCGACGCGGTCGAGGTCCGGCAGTTCGGCACGCCCCTGCAGCGCGCAGGGTGGGAGGCTCTGCGCCGCATCGCGCCCGGGGCGCCGCTGACCTACACCGGGTTCGCCGCGGCGCTGGGCTCTCCCGCGGCCGTGCGGGCGGCGGCATCCATCTGCGCCCGCAATGCCCCGGCCCTGTTCGTGCCCTGCCATCGCGTGCTGCGCGGCGACGGCACGATGGGGGGATTCGCCTGGGGGACCGAGGTCAAGAGGAGTCTGCTGGAGCGCGAGGCGGCGTGA
- a CDS encoding ABC transporter ATP-binding protein: MTSASPRPHLSTPRALARLLPIARPVIPRLLAGAVTALIASLLALAIPLVLEQIVAGPIASLDPGALVWGSIAVLALGLAEAAMVWLRRWFVLAPATKVEYDLRQSFYSRLQRLPVAFHDRWQSGQLLSRMMQDISMLRRWLAFGVILLVVNLLTIAIGAVLLFRWHWLLGALFLVTSAPVIYVGFRFEKRYGALTRQSQDQAGDLATSVEESVHGIRVLKAFGRGRHALQKFTRQAESLRETEIDKARAVGWIWFFLVLLPDIAFAVCLGAGIVLTQLGQLQVAELVAFFAMATVLRWPMESIGFLFSFLLDARTATDRIFEVFDEQNTIVDPESPRTIAEPRGELTFEGVHFRYQDAAASEPDLIDGVDLVLRPGETMALVGLTGSGKTTLTTLPGRLYDVTGGRVLLDGVDVRDLSLAELRRHVGMAFEDATLFSQTVRDNVLLGREDLEPGSAEAERVLKEALEVAQAHFVLDLPAGLDTVIGEEGLSLSGGQRQRLALARAVAARPAVLVLDDPLSALDVDTEALVEDALREVLSETTALVVAHRPSTVTLADRVALLENGRITAVGAHSDLLRESDHYRYVISSLEEAEREARTGAIDVIRAHDDDTLTEKEATR, encoded by the coding sequence ATGACTTCCGCTTCGCCCCGTCCGCACCTGTCCACTCCGCGCGCGCTCGCTCGGCTCCTGCCGATCGCGCGCCCCGTCATCCCGCGCCTTCTCGCGGGAGCGGTGACCGCGCTCATCGCGAGCCTCCTCGCGCTGGCGATCCCGCTCGTGCTCGAGCAGATCGTCGCCGGCCCCATCGCCTCCCTCGACCCCGGCGCCCTCGTCTGGGGCTCGATCGCGGTGCTCGCGCTCGGGCTCGCCGAAGCCGCCATGGTGTGGCTACGGCGCTGGTTCGTCCTCGCTCCGGCGACCAAGGTCGAGTACGACCTGCGCCAGTCGTTCTACTCGCGTCTGCAGCGTCTGCCGGTCGCGTTCCACGACCGGTGGCAGTCGGGTCAGCTCCTCTCGCGCATGATGCAGGACATCAGCATGCTGCGCCGCTGGCTCGCGTTCGGTGTGATCCTCCTCGTGGTCAACCTCCTCACGATCGCCATCGGCGCGGTGCTCCTCTTCCGCTGGCACTGGCTGCTCGGCGCGCTGTTCCTCGTCACCTCGGCCCCCGTCATCTACGTCGGCTTCCGCTTCGAGAAGCGCTACGGTGCGCTCACCCGTCAGAGCCAGGATCAAGCGGGCGATCTCGCCACCTCGGTGGAGGAGAGCGTCCACGGCATCCGTGTCCTGAAGGCGTTCGGCCGGGGTCGACACGCCCTGCAGAAGTTCACCCGGCAGGCCGAGTCGCTGCGCGAGACCGAGATCGACAAGGCGCGCGCCGTCGGCTGGATCTGGTTCTTCCTCGTGCTGCTGCCCGACATCGCGTTCGCGGTGTGCCTCGGCGCCGGCATCGTGCTGACCCAGCTCGGGCAGCTGCAGGTCGCCGAACTCGTCGCCTTCTTCGCCATGGCGACGGTGCTGCGCTGGCCGATGGAGTCGATCGGCTTCCTCTTCTCGTTCCTCCTCGACGCCCGGACCGCGACCGACCGCATCTTCGAGGTGTTCGACGAGCAGAACACGATCGTCGACCCCGAGAGCCCGCGCACCATCGCGGAGCCCCGCGGCGAGCTCACGTTCGAGGGCGTGCACTTTCGGTATCAGGATGCCGCCGCCTCCGAGCCGGATCTCATCGACGGCGTCGACCTCGTCCTGCGCCCCGGTGAGACGATGGCGCTCGTCGGCCTCACCGGGTCGGGCAAGACGACGCTCACGACCCTGCCCGGACGCCTGTACGACGTCACAGGTGGGCGCGTGCTGCTCGACGGGGTGGACGTGCGCGACCTGTCGCTGGCGGAGCTGCGCCGGCACGTCGGCATGGCGTTCGAAGACGCGACGCTCTTCTCACAGACCGTCCGCGACAACGTCCTTCTCGGCCGCGAAGACCTCGAGCCGGGGTCCGCCGAGGCGGAACGCGTGTTGAAGGAAGCGCTCGAGGTCGCCCAAGCGCACTTCGTCCTCGACCTTCCCGCGGGCCTGGACACCGTCATCGGCGAGGAGGGGCTCAGCCTGTCGGGAGGGCAGCGGCAGCGTCTGGCGCTGGCCCGCGCGGTGGCTGCGCGACCGGCAGTGCTGGTCCTCGACGATCCGTTGTCGGCGCTCGACGTCGACACCGAAGCGCTCGTGGAAGATGCGCTGCGCGAGGTGCTCAGCGAGACGACCGCGCTGGTCGTCGCGCACCGTCCCTCGACGGTGACGCTCGCCGACCGGGTCGCTCTGCTCGAGAACGGACGGATCACCGCCGTCGGGGCGCACTCCGACCTGCTGCGCGAGAGCGATCACTACCGCTACGTCATCTCGAGCCTCGAGGAGGCCGAGCGCGAAGCGCGCACGGGCGCGATCGATGTGATCCGCGCCCACGACGACGACACGCTGACCGAGAAGGAGGCGACCCGATGA
- a CDS encoding AlkA N-terminal domain-containing protein, producing the protein MTLRPLDAPAAPAPGFTERYRVIQSRDRRFDGQFVTAVRSTGIYCRPSCPARTPKEANVTFYATSAAAHEAGYRACKRCLPEAAPGSPLWDVRGDVAARAMRLIADGVVDREGVPGLARRLGYSPRHLTRVLTTELGAGPLALARAHRAHTARTLLVGTDLSSADVAFSAGFSSIRQFTETIGEVFGMPPRELRARRSRASGGEASAGEIDLALPVRGPIDTTGLFGWMRAHAIPGVEVGDDRSFARVVRLPGGPAWFEVRLADDGRLRLRARLTALADLGTLIARVRRLFDLDADPLAVDAELSRHPELASAVAAIPGVRVPGAIDAGEMLLRAMIGQQISVASARTMQGRLTAELGEQVTIGPAPLTLFPDAAAIADRGLEVLRGPGARMRAIVGAAQALADGSLALGPGDDGVEQRQRLLALPGVGPWTADYVRMRVLGDPDVLLPGDVAARAGAAALGLPSDPAAFTEWSARLAPWRSYAMAHYWYAAPVTQAWRVSGAETAAAAAVRRPEKVAARRRSSACSDATDAPPSLPTPPESEPRR; encoded by the coding sequence ATGACCCTCCGCCCCCTCGACGCCCCGGCCGCGCCCGCTCCGGGTTTCACCGAGCGCTACCGCGTGATCCAGTCGCGCGACCGGCGCTTCGACGGGCAATTCGTCACGGCCGTGCGATCGACGGGCATCTACTGCCGGCCGAGTTGCCCCGCGCGCACGCCGAAAGAGGCGAACGTGACGTTCTACGCCACCTCTGCCGCGGCGCACGAGGCGGGCTACCGCGCCTGCAAGCGGTGTCTCCCCGAGGCCGCGCCGGGCTCCCCGCTGTGGGACGTGCGCGGCGACGTCGCCGCGCGCGCGATGCGACTCATCGCCGACGGGGTGGTCGATCGCGAGGGCGTGCCGGGCCTCGCGCGGCGTCTCGGGTACTCGCCGCGTCACCTCACCCGCGTGCTCACCACCGAACTCGGGGCAGGCCCGCTCGCCCTCGCCCGCGCCCACCGGGCGCACACCGCACGAACACTGCTGGTCGGCACCGACCTCTCATCGGCCGACGTCGCCTTCTCCGCCGGGTTCTCCAGCATTCGTCAGTTCACCGAGACGATCGGAGAGGTGTTCGGGATGCCACCGCGCGAGCTGCGCGCGCGGCGATCGCGCGCGTCGGGCGGCGAGGCATCCGCCGGTGAGATCGACCTCGCCCTGCCCGTCCGTGGCCCGATCGACACCACGGGCCTCTTCGGCTGGATGCGGGCGCACGCGATCCCCGGCGTCGAGGTCGGCGACGACCGGTCGTTCGCCCGGGTCGTGCGCCTGCCCGGCGGGCCGGCCTGGTTCGAGGTGCGCCTCGCCGACGACGGCCGGCTGCGACTCCGCGCACGGCTCACCGCCCTCGCCGACCTGGGCACCCTCATTGCGCGGGTGCGGCGCCTCTTCGACCTCGACGCCGATCCGCTGGCCGTCGACGCCGAACTGTCCCGGCATCCCGAGCTCGCCTCCGCCGTGGCAGCGATCCCCGGTGTCCGTGTGCCCGGGGCGATCGACGCGGGCGAGATGCTCCTGCGCGCGATGATCGGCCAGCAGATCAGCGTGGCCTCCGCCCGCACGATGCAGGGGCGGTTGACCGCCGAGCTCGGCGAGCAGGTCACGATCGGCCCCGCGCCCCTGACTCTGTTTCCGGATGCCGCGGCGATCGCCGATCGAGGGCTCGAGGTGCTGCGCGGTCCCGGTGCGCGGATGCGCGCGATCGTCGGAGCGGCCCAGGCCCTCGCCGACGGCTCCCTCGCCCTCGGGCCGGGCGACGACGGCGTCGAGCAGCGCCAGCGGCTCCTCGCGCTCCCAGGGGTCGGTCCGTGGACCGCCGACTACGTGCGCATGAGGGTTCTCGGCGATCCCGACGTCCTTCTCCCCGGCGACGTCGCCGCCCGGGCGGGGGCGGCGGCCCTCGGTCTCCCGTCCGACCCGGCGGCCTTCACGGAGTGGTCCGCGCGCCTGGCTCCGTGGCGCAGCTACGCCATGGCCCACTACTGGTACGCCGCTCCCGTGACCCAGGCCTGGCGGGTGTCGGGTGCCGAGACCGCCGCGGCTGCCGCGGTGCGGCGACCGGAGAAGGTCGCCGCTCGGCGTCGCTCGTCCGCTTGTTCTGACGCCACGGACGCTCCGCCGTCCCTCCCCACCCCACCCGAAAGCGAGCCCCGCCGATGA
- a CDS encoding ABC transporter ATP-binding protein, with amino-acid sequence MTTATVSGTTGEDRSDYTRDESRAIRQRSLRLLGSLVSPLRWQLVLAAAVLVVSTALRVAGPALIAYGIDNALPAVIDQADWMPTIGVVAIYLTAGIGGAVLIGWYVVVAARLTQAVMLDLRKRIFLHTQKLSLEFHESYTSGRIISRQTSDLDTIRELLDGGLNELVSGVLYGLFTLIALFLIDWQSGLILLVMGIPMYLLMRWFYRRSQAIYRESRVISAQVIVKFVETMTGIRAVKAFRKEPRNDEEFGKLAGDYRDVNMRSIRLFGTFEPGIMAVAAVSVALVLLWGGGRVIAGPLEIGVLTAAVLYVRNFFSPLQEVAFFLNSYQSATAALEKVSGVLEEEPTVPDPTDPVDLWEAQGNVRFDEVTFGYSDDRVILPNFSLDIPAGQTIALVGTTGAGKSTLAKLVSRFYDPTKGAVTLDGVDLRRLHPKDLRRAIVMVTQEAYLFSGTVADNIALGKPDATMDEIRAAARAVGADGFIEKLPDGYDTDVNKRGGRVSAGQRQLISFARAFLANPAVLILDEATASLDIPSERQIQDALQTLLADRTAIIIAHRLSTVAIADRVLVMEHGRIIEDDTPAALIAGTGKFAQLHAAWQDSLV; translated from the coding sequence ATGACCACCGCGACCGTCTCCGGAACCACCGGAGAAGACCGCTCCGACTACACGCGCGACGAGAGCCGGGCGATCCGCCAGCGTTCGCTGCGCCTGCTCGGCTCCCTCGTCTCTCCGCTGCGCTGGCAGCTCGTCCTCGCCGCGGCGGTCCTCGTGGTGTCGACCGCGCTCCGCGTCGCCGGCCCGGCCTTGATCGCCTACGGCATCGACAACGCCCTGCCCGCGGTCATCGATCAGGCTGATTGGATGCCGACCATCGGGGTCGTCGCCATCTACCTCACGGCGGGCATCGGCGGTGCCGTGCTCATCGGCTGGTACGTCGTGGTCGCCGCCCGCCTGACCCAGGCAGTGATGCTGGACCTGCGCAAGCGCATCTTCCTGCACACCCAGAAGCTGAGCCTGGAGTTCCACGAGTCCTACACGTCGGGCCGCATCATCTCGCGCCAGACGAGCGACCTCGACACGATCCGCGAGCTGCTCGACGGTGGACTCAACGAGCTCGTGTCGGGCGTCCTGTACGGTCTCTTCACGCTGATCGCCCTGTTCCTCATCGACTGGCAGTCCGGGCTGATCCTGCTGGTCATGGGCATCCCGATGTACCTGCTCATGCGCTGGTTCTACCGCCGCTCGCAGGCCATCTACCGCGAGTCGCGGGTGATCAGCGCGCAAGTCATCGTCAAGTTCGTCGAGACGATGACGGGCATCCGCGCCGTGAAGGCATTCCGCAAGGAGCCGCGCAACGACGAGGAGTTCGGCAAGCTCGCCGGCGACTACCGCGACGTCAACATGCGGTCGATCCGTCTCTTCGGCACGTTCGAGCCCGGCATCATGGCGGTCGCCGCCGTGTCGGTCGCGCTCGTGCTCCTGTGGGGCGGTGGACGGGTGATCGCCGGCCCGCTCGAGATCGGCGTGCTGACCGCGGCGGTGCTGTACGTCCGCAACTTCTTCTCCCCGCTGCAGGAGGTCGCTTTCTTCCTGAACTCGTATCAGTCGGCCACGGCGGCGCTCGAGAAGGTGTCGGGCGTGCTCGAGGAGGAGCCCACGGTCCCCGACCCGACCGACCCGGTCGACCTCTGGGAGGCGCAGGGGAACGTCCGCTTCGACGAGGTCACCTTCGGCTACAGCGACGATCGCGTCATCCTGCCGAATTTCTCGCTCGACATCCCGGCGGGGCAGACGATCGCCCTCGTGGGGACGACGGGCGCGGGCAAGTCGACGCTGGCCAAGCTCGTGTCGCGCTTCTACGACCCCACGAAGGGGGCGGTGACGCTCGACGGCGTCGATCTGCGCCGCCTGCACCCGAAGGATCTGCGTCGCGCGATCGTCATGGTCACGCAGGAGGCGTACCTGTTCAGCGGAACCGTCGCCGACAACATCGCCCTCGGCAAGCCCGACGCGACGATGGACGAGATCCGCGCCGCAGCCCGCGCGGTCGGTGCCGACGGCTTCATCGAGAAGCTCCCCGACGGCTATGACACCGACGTGAACAAGCGCGGCGGACGCGTCTCGGCCGGCCAGCGCCAGCTGATCTCGTTCGCGCGGGCCTTCCTCGCGAACCCCGCCGTGCTGATCCTCGACGAGGCGACGGCGTCGCTCGACATCCCGAGCGAGCGCCAGATCCAGGACGCCCTGCAGACCCTGCTCGCCGACCGCACCGCGATCATCATCGCCCACCGTCTCTCGACGGTGGCGATCGCCGACCGCGTACTGGTGATGGAGCACGGTCGCATCATCGAGGACGACACCCCCGCCGCCCTGATCGCCGGCACCGGCAAGTTCGCGCAGCTCCACGCCGCGTGGCAGGACTCGCTCGTCTGA